The Pedosphaera parvula Ellin514 DNA segment ACCGCCGCTTTCAATCCGGTTTGTGTTTCAAAAGCCGAATTGGCTTCCAGATAACGGAAATCATTGGGCCTGCCATGCTCATCAAATAACAGCTCAATGATACAGAAACCCCGATCCATCGATTCGAGCACGGCACGGAAAAGTTCTCCAGATGGGGTCGCATTGGATCTGTCCGCAGGCAACGCCTTTTCGATTTGCCCGGACATTTGCTTGCCGCCTTTTAATCGGCGGTTCGTCCCTTTTGGTTGGTGTCGAGTGATCATGCCAGTTTGCCCAACATAACATCGAGATTTGTTTTGTTCTATCGGGTTAAAGAACTGATAAAAAATTGCTTTTTGCGCGCCTGTTTCTACTCCACGGCAACGCTAGCACTGTACTTCAGAGCGTCAATATCCTTGTAATATGCGCAGCGATAACTATATGCACTGCTGTCCAAATTAGCCGGTTTGGAATGGTGAAAGCTGTGCTTTTTCTGAGGATTTGACGTGCGATGAGCCAGTATGAACCAGCTGCATACCAACCAATATCCCTTTAAATACGCATTAAAATGGGCTTTGCCCGGTGAATTCCAGTTTCTACAGCGTGGATGGTCGGGATAGTGCACGTTAACCACGAATAATGTGGTTGTGTGAGTGAAGGAGTGCGGGAGTGCGCCAACGAGAAATTAAAATTGGGAGCGATGGTGCGGGTTGCGGAGTCGGGAGGCGGCAAAGTATGGTGAAATGGGGATGTGGTACCCAAGGCTCGGAAATTTCGGGTGGGGGATTTGTGGCGTGTTGCGTGAGGCGGTTTGATCGGCGGCGTGGAGGGGGCAGAGGGCGGAGAGGCTGATGGTGGCGAACAGGGTGAGTAAAAGCTTTTGGGGTTGCGCGAACTAAAGGCGTTTCATGGGGTGAGTTTAGCGGGAGGGGGTGGGTTTGTCAGTAGCAAGGAAGGTGGAATGGGTCAATCGATGCGCGAAATTGTTCTGCCATGGACTGTTTGGCTCAAACGACCACAATGAAAATATTGGCGTGAACGTATGCCTGAGTCTCCGGTCCGCGGGCTGTTCAGTTTTCGGAGGCAAGTCAACTTCTGATTGCTGAGCCTCATTGGGCAGAGCCACTCTTTTTGGCACTTGGATTTGTGTGAGCAACTTACTTTACTGCGACCATCTAAACTTTGTGCTTGTGTAAAAATAACCAGGGCCGCCCTTTTTCTCCTAGAAACTGAATGGCTAATTTGTCTCGTGAGTGCTAAATTCAAAAATAGTTAGTTGTATTTTTTTCTTTACACCAAATGAAATCGCCATTACTTCTGAAGCCGTTCTACGGCTTCAGAAGTAATGGGTTCCCAGTCGCGCGATTTGCATAGCAAATCGCGCGACTGGGAACTCTGAGAATGAGCTAAAAAACATCCTCATAATAGTGCTCATTTTATTTTAATTATATTATTTAACATGTTGTCCATTAATGGGTTAATTAATAAAAAAATCCTCGTAAAGATCGGTGCGTTTTATATCTATTTTGTCTTTGTGGTCTATGGAAGCATGTTATGTTTCTATTAATTTCAATTGTGACACTCAATATGCTGGAAGAAATAATTTTAGCTAGGCAAGTAATCAAATCCAAGCGGCTTTGCCTCACTGATGTTACTTTATTAAAAGGGTCTGCGTGTATTTTTTTCTTTACACCAAGTGAAATTACCATTACTTCTGAAGCCGTCCTACGGCTTCAGAAGTAATGGGTTCCCAGTCGCGCGATTTGCATAGCAAATCGCGCGACTGGGAACCCTAAGAATGAGCTAAAAAACATCCTCATAATAGTGCTCATTTTATTTTAATTATATTATTTAACATATTGTTCATTAATGGGTTAAGTAAGAAAAAAATCCTCGTAAAGATCGGTGCGTCTTATACCGTATTTACCCTATGAGTTTAAATCCCGCGTTAATGGAGCCCCTTTTACCTTCCGAAGGGAAATATGTTCTTTCGGACTTGAGTAAGGAAATTTTCATTCATGCAGGATCATTAAATGCACAGTTGCCAGCCGAGAAAACCCGTCAAAGCGTGGTAGAGGTTGTGAGGATAATGAACAGCTATTATTCAAATCTGATCGAGGGGCATAAAACGTTTCCGCGAGAGATTGAAAAGGCATTAAATGATAAATTTTCACTAAATGCCGAAGAAAAAAATAACCAACTGCTCTCCGTTTCTCATGTTAAAGTTGAAAGGCTAATGGAAAGGAGGATTCGCGAAGAAAATCCAAATGTTTATTCACGCGAGTTTCTTTGCTGGATCCACAGAGAGTTTTACGAGCGATTGCCAAAGGCCTTAAGGATTAGTTACACAAAAAGCGGAAAACCTTATGAAATAGTGCCTGGTGAAATAAGGAATTTCAATGTGGACGTTGGTCGACATGTGCCTCTCGACTTTAATGACTTACCTAAATTTTTGACAATGTTTGAACAAAGGTATAGTAGTCAAAAAATACTCCCGACTAATAGGTTGATTGCCGCTGCTGCCGCTCATCATCGATTACTCTGGATTCATCCATTCGGAGATGGTAACGGACGTGTTGCCCGTTTATTTTCACATGCTGTGATGCTTCAAGAGAAAGTTGGTGGTTATGGTCTTTGGACACTATCTCGTGGTTTAGCTCGAAATAAAAAAGATTATTTTGCTTGTTTAAATAATGCCGATTTCCCAAGGGTTAACGATTTAGATGGCAGGGGAAATCTTTCTGAAAAATACTTGGCAGAATTTTGTGAATTCTTTTTAAAAACAGTTTTAGATCAGATTCAATTTATGGAGAAGGCTCTTAGCCTTAACGAGCTTGAAAAAGGAATATTAT contains these protein-coding regions:
- a CDS encoding Fic family protein, which produces MSLNPALMEPLLPSEGKYVLSDLSKEIFIHAGSLNAQLPAEKTRQSVVEVVRIMNSYYSNLIEGHKTFPREIEKALNDKFSLNAEEKNNQLLSVSHVKVERLMERRIREENPNVYSREFLCWIHREFYERLPKALRISYTKSGKPYEIVPGEIRNFNVDVGRHVPLDFNDLPKFLTMFEQRYSSQKILPTNRLIAAAAAHHRLLWIHPFGDGNGRVARLFSHAVMLQEKVGGYGLWTLSRGLARNKKDYFACLNNADFPRVNDLDGRGNLSEKYLAEFCEFFLKTVLDQIQFMEKALSLNELEKGILFYISRIERVFKKDESSGFQLLAAVLREGEIQRGSVPTITCKKETAARKILQLALDAHLLESDTPKGPVRLAFPAKVLESYFPKLAQELE